The Anas acuta chromosome 18, bAnaAcu1.1, whole genome shotgun sequence genome has a segment encoding these proteins:
- the LOC137841950 gene encoding uncharacterized protein, which produces MAGKEPLLRALRGEVLRFREAGGPCPDTSPHLASICQLLESVLRKGLRQPVWGLRRRDYWHCLEQLFQGDGSSRPNPLSISIRRAATCPKVLTAQGRGRCFLRSALQGKVLAAALRQLAHSPRLLEFYDPASSILGNEVLLEPFLSLVLVLTEMDFSLDLQNCSFLDESWLLPVCITYETVPCRVLGMVIRYVDGRVFVTEVLPESQAEVDEVVLAGDVLDEINGCSMRNASRGQAGALVQKLKGQPLSFRVLRWRGHDGEVYAPLLPYLKVLKEKEPRFQLQRRPRRRVERETRKVQGGRLLYNVRYLGRSGVGTFGGKEVLEWAIPAVLERGSAPREVLFDVKETEILVQEKASSKVLFRYLYPEISCVGRRRDSSRLFAFCVVSSPESPEGNTFDCLVFASGSEQECEEIIKRIGKGTFYFFRYNYSKMWSTKNCYSMPPHARSNNCFCRDY; this is translated from the exons ATGGCAGGGAAGGAGCCGCTGCTGAGAGCCCTCAGAG gTGAGGTGCTGCGGTTTCGGGAGGCCGGGGGGCCCTGCCCAGACACCTCCCCACACCTCGCCTCcatctgccagctgctggagagCGTCCTGCGCAAGGGGCTCCGAC AGCCGGTGTGGGGCTTGCGGAGACGGGATTATTGGCACTGCCTGGAGCAGCTTTTCCAGGGGGACGGCAGCAG caGACCAAATCCTCTCTCCATCAGTATCCGAAGAGCCGCCACCTGCCCCAAGGTGCTGACAGCACAGGGCCGCGGCCGCTGCTTCCTACGCTCGGCGCTGCAGGGGAAGGTGCTGGCGGCGGCCCTGCGGCAGCTGGCGCACAGCCCCCGGCTCCTGGAG TTCTACGACCCGGCGAGCTCCATCCTCGGCAATGAAGTTCTCCTGG AGCCGTTCCTCtcgctggtgctggtgctgacAGAGATGGATTTCTCCCTGGATCTGCAG AACTGCAGCTTCTTGGACgagagctggctgctgccg GTGTGCATCACTTACGAGACGGTCCCGTGCCGAGTGCTGGGGATGGTGATCAG GTACGTGGACGGCCGAGTCTTTGTCACCGAGGTGCTCCCCGAGAGCCAGGCGGAGGTGGACGAGGTGGTGCTGGCCGGCGATGTCCTGGATGAGATCAACGGCTGCTCAATGCGCAACGCCTCCAGAGGGCAG GCCGGGGCACTGGTGCAGAAGCTGAAGGGCCAGCCGTTGAGTTTCCGCGTGCTGCGGTGGCGGGGGCACGATGGAGAGGTCTACGCGCCCCTGCTGCCCTACCTGAAGGTCCTGAAGGAGAAAGAGCCCCGCTTCCAGCTCCAGCGCCGCCCCCGGCGCCGGGTCGAGAGGGAGACGAGGAAGGTGCAGGGGGGCAG GCTGCTCTACAACGTGAGGTACCTAGGCCGGAGCGGCGTTGGGACG TTTGGTGGCAAGGAGGTGCTGGAGTGGGCCATCCCCGCTGTGCTGGAGAGGGGCTCGGCACCACGG GAGGTTTTATTTGACgtgaaggaaacagaaatcctGGTACAAGAGAAGGCTTCTTCCAAG GTCCTGTTCCGCTACCTCTACCCCGAAATCTCCTGCGTGGGACGCCGCCGGGACAGCAGCCGTTTGTTCGCCTTCTGCGTTGT CTCGTCCCCGGAGAGCCCCGAAGGGAACACGTTTGACTGTCTAGTGTTTGCATCGGGTTCAGAGCAAGAATGCGAGGAAATCATCAAGAGAATTGGTAAgggaacattttatttcttcagatatAATTACAGTAAAATGTGGAGTACCAAGAATTGCTATTCCATGCCACCACATGCAAGATCTAACAATTGCTTTTGTAGAGATTACTAA
- the GALK1 gene encoding galactokinase, producing the protein MAGPGAAPLLAAACRAYGEAFGGAEAAGAVWAPGRVNLLGEHTDYNGGFVLPMALQLGTVLVGSPTQDGTISILTTSEAADEPRRVQFPVPSKSSPLSPGQPHWANYVKGVIQHYRGGPVPGFNAVIASDVPLGGGLSSSASLEVATYTFLQQLCPDDGDLVAKALACQKAEHTFAGMPCGIMDQFISVMGKEGHALLIDCRSLETVPVPLTDASLAVLITNSNVRHALTGSEYPTRRRQCQEAAAALGKATLRDATMAELEAARGRLGEEVYRRARHVIGEIERTVRAAQALQDRDYGTFGRLMVESHNSLRDDYDVSCPELDELVAAALEVDGVYGSRMTGGGFGGCTVTLLVAEAAERAQQHIQEKYSGTATFYISKPSDGAKVLPL; encoded by the exons ATGGCagggcccggggctgccccgctgctggctgcagcctgcagggcttACGGGGAGGCTTTCGGGGGGGCTGAGGCTGCCGGGGCGGTTTGGGCCCCCGGGAGAGTCAATCTGCTGGGCGAGCACACCGACTACAACGGCGGCTTCGTGCTGCCCATG gccctgcagctggggacgGTGCTGGTGGGGTCCCCCACGCAGGACGGGACCATCTCCATCCTCACCACCTCGGAGGCAGCGGATGAGCCCCGCAGGGTGCAGTTCCCAGTTCCCAGCAAAAGCAGCCCCCTGAGCCCCGGGCAGCCACACTGGGCCAACTACGTCAAGGGCGTGATCCAGCACTACCGGG GCGGTCCCGTGCCTGGTTTCAACGCTGTGATAGCCAGCGATGTCCCCCTCGGCGGCGGcctctccagctctgcctccctggAGGTGGCTACTTAcaccttcctgcagcagctctgccccg ACGATGGCGATTTGGTGGCCAAGGCGCTGGCGTGCCAGAAAGCGGAGCACACGTTTGCTGGCATGCCCTGCGGGATCATGGACCAGTTCATATCCGTGATGGGCAAAGAGGGCCACGCGCTGCTCATTGACTGCAG GTCCCTGGAGACCGTCCCCGTTCCGCTGACCGATGCCAGCTTGGCCGTCCTCATCACCAACTCCAACGTGCGGCACGCGCTGACGGGCAGCGAGTACCCCACGCGCCGGCGGCAGTGCCAGGAGGCGGCGGCAGCGCTCGGCAAGGCCACCCTGCGGGACGCCACCATGGCCGAGCTGGAAG CGGCCAGGGGCCGGCTGGGCGAGGAGGTGTACCGGCGTGCCAGGCACGTCATCGGCGAGATCGAGCGCACGGTCCGGGCGGCACAAGCACTGCAGGACAGGGACTACGGCACGTTCGGGAGGCTGATGGTGGAGAGCCACAACTCCCTGCG GGATGACTACGACGTGAGCTGCCCGGAGCTGGATGAGCTGgtagcagcagctctggaggtCGATGGGGTTTATGGCAGCCGGATGACGGGAGGAGGCTTTGGAGGCTGCACAGTGACGCTGCTGGTGGCTGAGGCTGCAGAGAGGGCCCAGCAACACATCCAG GAGAAGTACAGCGGCACTGCAACCTTCTACATCTCCAAACCCTCGGATGGGGCAAAGGTGCTGCCCCTGTAG
- the H3-3B gene encoding histone H3.3, which produces MARTKQTARKSTGGKAPRKQLATKAARKSAPSTGGVKKPHRYRPGTVALREIRRYQKSTELLIRKLPFQRLVREIAQDFKTDLRFQSAAIGALQEASEAYLVGLFEDTNLCAIHAKRVTIMPKDIQLARRIRGERA; this is translated from the exons ATGGCCCGTACAAAGCAGACTGCCCGTAAGTCCACTGGGGGGAAGGCTCCGCGCAAGCAGCTGGCCACCAAGGCGGCCCGGAAAAGCGCCCCCTCTACTGGCGGCGTGAAGAAGCCTCACCGCTACAG GCCGGGCACCGTTGCCCTGCGTGAGATCCGTCGCTACCAGAAGTCGACGGAGCTGCTGATCCGCAAGCTGCCCTTCCAGCGGCTGGTCAGGGAAATCGCCCAGGATTTCAAAACAGACTTGAGGTTCCAGAGTGCAGCCATCGGTGCGCTGCAG GAGGCCAGCGAAGCATATCTGGTGGGTCTGTTTGAAGACACAAACCTGTGCGCCATCCATGCCAAGAGAGTCACCATCATGCCCAAAGACATCCAGTTGGCTCGCAGGATACGGGGAGAGAGGGCTTAA